A segment of the Arachis hypogaea cultivar Tifrunner chromosome 5, arahy.Tifrunner.gnm2.J5K5, whole genome shotgun sequence genome:
GCTATGTCACTGAACCAGATTTGCAGTGATGTAACATCTGCTGAATGTGAGAGTCCCCCAACCACAAGGAGATATCAACAATCAATGGATGAAACCTAACTTCTCCATCAACTAGGTTGCCTCTGATAAACTCTAAGTACAAACTTTTCATTAAAAAGTACAAGTTCTTTTATCATTAACAAAACAGAACTCAACtgtagattaaaaaaatatagaaaaatgtaTCACCTTCAACATCAGAAGAAACCTTGAAACTAACAACGAATTCTGGATAGATGTGGGTGTTCATGTTCATACTCCATATTACATAGTAACTCGGACTTTGAACGTCATCTAccccattatcatagtcactACTACTGGGATGAAACTGTCTACTGCCAGGATGGACAAGCTCCATGTTCCCCATTATTACACGACACAAGACCAAGTGCCGAACCCCATTTTCGTCAACATCACAATAATTTGCACTGTAAATAAGCCAAACTTGAATCCTTTTCGAACCATTACAACATGATAATCTAGAATTTGTGTATCAAATAATAACATacaaagagaaaaataaacaaaatacatgATATAGACTTTATGTTTTaagtaattaataataaaaatcaacCTGGCATAAGGGCAGGTTGCAGCTGCAAGATGAACACCAATGCCATATGTGCATTTAGATGCAGATAATACAGTGTGACCAACCCCATACTTCATGATGGCAGATAGTTCTCCTTTGGAAGAAGCAAGCCATGCATATCGAACATTAGCATCCCCACGACAGCTTTTAGTAATCTCTGCTTGCTTCTGGAATAGCTCCAATCGTGGTTGCATCAACGGAATGGAACAACGAGAAATTTCAACTATGTCAGTACTTCCAAAACTACTCATTCCATTGAGGAACATAATCTGTACAGTATCCACATCTAACTTTCCATATAAAAATTCACTATAAGCATTGAaaccagtatttttatttttcttagtggcTTCACCACCATTTCCACAGTCCATTTTGTTATTGCTATCTTCAACTCCTACTTCATATTGACTGCAGGCTTGTTTAGCATCCACCTCAATATGCTGAACTAGGGCATTGGTTTCCCCACTGCATTCCCTCAACTTGGATTCATCCCCCccatttatttcaatttctaaaTGTAATTTTATTTCATTCGAGTCATGACCTTTTCCAACCTCTGGTCGGCAGAAATGATAAGGTTCAGTACAAGCAGCATAGATTTCAGGGAAAAAGCAGCACCCTTTCTCATCAATCCAAGCAATAGGCTGCTGCAAACCAGTCTTCAAATCCATCCGGTACATGTGCAAAAAATCTAGAACAAGATGATGACCATTTAACTCTACCTCCACAGCCTCCTTCTTCACTTGAAGGTCTTTCTTAACAAAGTCAACAACATCCTTGGGGAAGTCTAGCCATTCACCATTCTGATAGAACATCAAACATTCTGGCCTTCCACTCCTTTTGTAGTTTAAATAATACCTAACTAATGACTGTCCAATATGGATCCCAGAGTTTGTTGTCTTGCTTTTATGTCTGCCCAATCTCATTCGTTTGCCAACCCTGTTTGTTGGTAACCCAAATGATGGACACTGAGGAAACACTGATCGTGAACCTCCATTCAAATATGCAACATACTGGGCAGCTCGCTTTCGCTTCAGATTGAGCACAACCCTATCCAATGCCTTTGCGGTTTTGGATTCCATTTCTAACGACTAAATCAATATCTATACACACTTTTAAATATAGAAGTTTAGTTGCAGCAGTCAAAATGAACTGTAGATCTTCAGCAGTTTTAAACAAACTGTGGCAGTGATAGTGAAGACCATGACATCAAGAATAGTTGGCAGATCCTGGATGTTTAAAACTTCTGAGAATGTTGAAgtgatatatataataatttgttcattataaatcataaattagacataataaataatgaGAAAAGGTTAAATGAAAGAATTCCAAGACAACTAATCCACCAAACTTCTGTCAAGTCAATTGTTGCAAAAGCACTGCCTCCCACAAAAtaacaaatagaaaaagaaaaccaaGTATGAAATCAACAAAACATAGCAAATAAGCAATCATCATTGCTCAAAGGACAACAGTAGAGGTAGATGGACAGAAAGCTTTTAAGATAAGTTATATAAATGAAATAATGAAGAAGATAATGCCAATTTAATCCAGGCCATATTGATTCAatctataattatattaaagatacCTCAATAATTACTCAATTACTCAATGACACTTGATCTTCATGAGACCAATAACCACAAACACCTCAAGACAATAGGGTTAAAAGAAATATGAATTCCAATTCAGAATCCCTTAGAGCAAATATCAGAATATTTATCATGTACCTTGACAATAAGAAAAGGCTTCTACATAATTCCCCATCCCACAGTTCAATACATTCCCTCGGTTGTTACAGTTTTCTATGTTCTTTCAAAGATCATTAGAAAAAACATCATCGAAGTTTTTGCATGGTCATCTAAACAGAGAATGATATTTCTTTTAACCTGCATTATTTTAAAGTTCTAAACATCACCTAAAAGATCACTAAatgccaaaaaataaataaataaatgcaaaaccataaataaataaatgcaaaACCAATGGATAATACATATTGGGACTCCACCAACATATTAAGTCCACACCAGTCATCCATACCCAAGGTAATGTTGAAATAAGGAGCTCATAGAAAGATCATAAGTTCATTTGATGAATTCAAAAATTGAAAGCAGAGCATGTAGATGTTGATCTGGCAGAACACACTTTGACAGCTCTAGAAATTTCCAGGTTGCAGAGCTTGGAATTGTCATCTTTGACTGAGACAAACTGAACAAATCAATTTTCCTAGAATTTCTTCAACTAGAGTTAATACTTCTGGACCCAATTATCAGCTTAGATTTTAAGAATCCACTAAATAGCAATAGAAGTAGAAAGTATGAATACACCAAATAATACTTAAGAAATTTCGGCAGATGCAGATAAACCATCATCGAATCCCTCATCATCTgtccaacaataataacaataacccTAGTATATAGGGCATGGATGATGACCGGATCatcaaggaaaataaaataaaaaagaaaattccaAGCTCATAAAATGTACCAACATTTCCGTCCAACTCCAACACACCACCTTTCTGACAAATAAAACTCTTACTCCAATTCCACCTATGTGATCAAAACCTATGATGGACCAGTCTTTCTGTTTAGCTCTACCCCCTCTGTGTGCATAAGTTAAGATCTGATTGATTTcagtttatttcattttttatttttagtgttccCTGATTTCAGGATTTTGTAAATAAAAAGTGAGGATCCATTGAAAACAATAAATCATGCTTTcacttttttttcagtttttatttcACAAAACCCTAAAAGCAAAAATCAATAGGAATGGAAATTGGAAATAAAAACATAAACCAATAACCCCTAGGTTATCAGGAAAAAAGCATGTTTCAACCTTGCCCATATACACTACAATGTAAGGCAAGCTTTCAAAAATTGTAGCCTCAAGACATCATGTAAGTATTCACATGCAAAGCAAGGCTATGTAGCATAGTGCATAAACAACTAAGCTTGTACTAGTGCCTGGAACTAAAGAGCAAAGCATAGAAGGCAAacgataatttaaataaattaatcaaaaagaaaccttcaaaaaaaaatcacaaaccaGTCAAAATtaagactaatttaaaaaataagtaatcaaatataagaatttaatcataCCCATCACCGAATTTAGGGTTCATACTGCACATTCTTTTCTCTGAAACAGCCCTGCTCCTTACCATGGAATCTAgtaataaaatttcaaattaaaatcagGAGTTGGGGAAAACATTATTTTTACAAAACAGCAAAGCAATAGACCAAATAACCAACTCAACGAATCAACTcataatttttaccaaaataaataaataaaattactgtATATCAATAATTCATTATCACTTCTAGCAGCTAAATCAGCTCAAAATTTAATGGAAAAACCACATAATTGAATCATACAACCCGAAGAACCAAATCCAACCCCGATCTATTAGAATCCAAACCAAAGCGAAAAGTCAAACACTCAACACGCcgaaaaaaacatattttattgtTTGAAGAAAAAAGCTGCAAATCATAACAACAATTGATTGAAATTCCGggcatagaaaacaaaaattgagGAATTAACAGAAGATTGAAAGCTACCTGCGCACAAAATAATCAACACACACAAAACACAACAGCCCTACCACTTTGTTTCcgctctctcttttcttttttctaattttctttttttgataATTTCTCTCAGTGCAAAACTATTGATAGGTGTTagggaaagaaaaaggaaaaaaatagaaaaagaaaaaaaccctagaaagagGCGGCGGAGGTGAGGGTGGAAGACGAGGAGGAAAGAGAATGGTTTATTAACAAAAAATCGTAATCATAAAGTCGGTGGGTTTAGGTGGCGACTTCTCAGGACATATTCCCATTTCCCActtaggtcttttttttttttttttctgtgtttATTTCCCTCTTCTCCAAGTAACCCTGTGGCTAAGATTCTCTGTGGACTGTGGCATTTTCCTAACGTTGCTCGCACGCCACCTAACTTTCCAACAATTATTGTTTCTAtcttttaacctttttattaaaaaataaatattgtactttggaattttaattttaataaatataaagttataatttttgtttttattaattatcttGCTTTGGGATTTActagttataattcaaatgatataatttttctaA
Coding sequences within it:
- the LOC112799941 gene encoding inactive poly [ADP-ribose] polymerase RCD1-like, producing the protein MESKTAKALDRVVLNLKRKRAAQYVAYLNGGSRSVFPQCPSFGLPTNRVGKRMRLGRHKSKTTNSGIHIGQSLVRYYLNYKRSGRPECLMFYQNGEWLDFPKDVVDFVKKDLQVKKEAVEVELNGHHLVLDFLHMYRMDLKTGLQQPIAWIDEKGCCFFPEIYAACTEPYHFCRPEVGKGHDSNEIKLHLEIEINGGDESKLRECSGETNALVQHIEVDAKQACSQYEVGVEDSNNKMDCGNGGEATKKNKNTGFNAYSEFLYGKLDVDTVQIMFLNGMSSFGSTDIVEISRCSIPLMQPRLELFQKQAEITKSCRGDANVRYAWLASSKGELSAIMKYGVGHTVLSASKCTYGIGVHLAAATCPYASANYCDVDENGVRHLVLCRVIMGNMELVHPGSRQFHPSSSDYDNGVDDVQSPSYYVIWSMNMNTHIYPEFVVSFKVSSDVEGHLCGVDSKSNVAGINKADHGPRGLLTCDSSTIDTEKAARVIASAPKAPKSPWMPFPMLFAAITNKVPPKDMEAINMQYQQFRSKKITRDEFVKNLRLIVGDTLLRTTITDLQCKMPSKLRVN